One genomic segment of Manis pentadactyla isolate mManPen7 chromosome 1, mManPen7.hap1, whole genome shotgun sequence includes these proteins:
- the MRAP gene encoding melanocortin-2 receptor accessory protein isoform X3: MAHRPNASALDYSYEYYLDYLDLLPVDEKKLKANKHAVVIAFWVSLAALVALLFLFLLCMSCSGSAQTRNNVQDQRKRPWSPGLNCPLCLRRHLLRTGHVGDPAGSTQLGGGTRQQSTRP, encoded by the exons ATGGCCCACAGGCCCAACGCTTCCGCCCTGGACTATAGCTACGAGTACTACCTGGACTACTTGGACCTCCTTCCCGTGGATGAGAAGAAGCTGAAAGCCAACAAAC ACGCGGTTGTCATTGCCTTCTGGGTGAGCCTGGCTGCCCTCGTGgcacttctcttcctcttcctgctctGCATGTCCTGCTCAGGCTCCGCACAGACGAG GAACAATGTTCAGGACCAACGAAAGCGCCCCTGGAGCCCTGGCCTCAACTGTCCCCTCTGCCTCCGGAGGCACCTACTGCGCACAGGGCACGTCGGGGACCCGGCGGGCTCCACCCAGCTCGGTGGAGGAACCAGACAGCAGAGCACCCGGCCctga
- the MRAP gene encoding melanocortin-2 receptor accessory protein isoform X2: protein MAHRPNASALDYSYEYYLDYLDLLPVDEKKLKANKHAVVIAFWVSLAALVALLFLFLLCMSCSGSAQTRTPRRGQPTVPPGGWASAPAPRPGVAQIAGTLARTQAAGPGWQRDRPRAEHGETPTPFALRHGNGPAGGATSGDRLRSRAPPALPPPPADL, encoded by the exons ATGGCCCACAGGCCCAACGCTTCCGCCCTGGACTATAGCTACGAGTACTACCTGGACTACTTGGACCTCCTTCCCGTGGATGAGAAGAAGCTGAAAGCCAACAAAC ACGCGGTTGTCATTGCCTTCTGGGTGAGCCTGGCTGCCCTCGTGgcacttctcttcctcttcctgctctGCATGTCCTGCTCAGGCTCCGCACAGACGAG GACCCCAAGGCGCGGCCAACCGACGGTTCCGCCAGGAGGATGGGCCTCCGCCCCCGCGCCGAGGCCAGGAGTCGCTCAGATAGCGGGGACTCTCGCCCGCACCCAGGCAGCTGGGCCCGGATGGCAGCGCGACCGCCCTCGCGCGGAGCACGGAGAGACGCCCACCCCATTCGCCCTGCGCCACGGGAACGGACCCGCGGGAGGCGCCACCTCTGGGGACAGGCTGCGGTCTAGGGCCCCgcccgctctgcctcctcccccagcGGACCTCT GA
- the MRAP gene encoding melanocortin-2 receptor accessory protein isoform X1: MAHRPNASALDYSYEYYLDYLDLLPVDEKKLKANKHAVVIAFWVSLAALVALLFLFLLCMSCSGSAQTRTPRRGQPTVPPGGWASAPAPRPGVAQIAGTLARTQAAGPGWQRDRPRAEHGETPTPFALRHGNGPAGGATSGDRLRSRAPPALPPPPADLCELGGRSLALA, encoded by the exons ATGGCCCACAGGCCCAACGCTTCCGCCCTGGACTATAGCTACGAGTACTACCTGGACTACTTGGACCTCCTTCCCGTGGATGAGAAGAAGCTGAAAGCCAACAAAC ACGCGGTTGTCATTGCCTTCTGGGTGAGCCTGGCTGCCCTCGTGgcacttctcttcctcttcctgctctGCATGTCCTGCTCAGGCTCCGCACAGACGAG GACCCCAAGGCGCGGCCAACCGACGGTTCCGCCAGGAGGATGGGCCTCCGCCCCCGCGCCGAGGCCAGGAGTCGCTCAGATAGCGGGGACTCTCGCCCGCACCCAGGCAGCTGGGCCCGGATGGCAGCGCGACCGCCCTCGCGCGGAGCACGGAGAGACGCCCACCCCATTCGCCCTGCGCCACGGGAACGGACCCGCGGGAGGCGCCACCTCTGGGGACAGGCTGCGGTCTAGGGCCCCgcccgctctgcctcctcccccagcGGACCTCTGTGAGCTGGGTGGCCGCTCCCTGGCTCTGGCCTGA